In the Colwellia sp. 20A7 genome, one interval contains:
- a CDS encoding serine/threonine protein kinase, with translation MAQFDFKSLSPDTIIDGLESAGFSVDSGLLALNSYENRVYQFHDENLTKYVTKFYRPQRWELAQIQEEHTFSFELDEQELPIVAPLKKNGTSLFEHQGYHFAVFPCRGGRIFEVDNLDQLEWMGRFVGRIHAVAALKPFEHRPSFNTDEMLYQASDIIKQSGFVPQGLIKPFFTILEQVIDIAANQYQVKQQIRLHGDCHAGNILWRDEGPHFVDLDDCRMGPAIQDLWMMLSGDRQQQLLQIDTLLMGYEEFFSFESSQLTLIESLRTMRVVNYMAWLCKRWQDPAFPRNFPWFNTEKYWEQQILMLKEQMWALQQPPLSLLPI, from the coding sequence ATGGCACAATTTGATTTTAAATCGCTTTCTCCTGACACTATCATCGATGGTTTAGAGAGTGCAGGTTTTAGCGTAGACAGCGGTTTATTGGCACTTAACAGTTATGAAAATCGTGTTTATCAATTTCATGATGAAAATTTAACTAAGTATGTTACTAAATTTTATCGTCCGCAACGTTGGGAATTAGCACAAATTCAAGAAGAACATACCTTCTCTTTTGAACTTGATGAGCAAGAACTCCCCATCGTTGCACCACTGAAAAAAAATGGCACAAGCTTATTTGAGCATCAGGGTTATCATTTTGCTGTATTCCCCTGCCGAGGTGGCCGAATATTTGAAGTTGATAACTTAGACCAATTAGAATGGATGGGACGCTTTGTTGGGCGTATTCATGCAGTAGCCGCACTAAAGCCTTTTGAGCATAGACCAAGTTTTAATACTGATGAGATGCTTTATCAAGCTAGTGACATTATTAAGCAAAGTGGCTTTGTGCCACAGGGTTTAATTAAGCCCTTTTTTACCATATTAGAACAAGTTATTGATATTGCGGCAAACCAATACCAAGTAAAGCAGCAAATACGCTTACATGGAGATTGTCATGCTGGTAATATTTTATGGCGTGATGAAGGTCCACATTTTGTAGATCTAGATGACTGCCGCATGGGGCCTGCGATTCAAGACTTATGGATGATGCTGTCAGGAGACCGACAACAACAATTGTTACAAATTGATACCCTATTAATGGGCTATGAAGAGTTTTTTTCATTTGAATCTTCACAACTTACTTTGATAGAATCATTAAGAACTATGCGTGTAGTTAATTATATGGCATGGTTGTGTAAACGTTGGCAAGATCCCGCTTTCCCAAGAAACTTTCCTTGGTTCAATACAGAAAAATATTGGGAGCAGCAAATACTCATGCTTAAAGAACAAATGTGGGCACTACAACAGCCACCATTAAGTTTATTACCCATTTAA